One segment of Anguilla anguilla isolate fAngAng1 chromosome 1, fAngAng1.pri, whole genome shotgun sequence DNA contains the following:
- the LOC118222687 gene encoding transcription factor Sox-7-like, with protein MSDRSLTVVVEEVEVQDTEMTAWIRANSARPVSLERFSLDGDTSDGQASHGASRDTGSDHRIRRPMNAFMVWAKDERKRLAVQNPDLHNAELSKMLGKAWKGLSVLQKSAFVEEAERLRVQHMQDYPNYKYRPRRRKQLKRTCIPPTALPGPALPTIATFRNPLSSAATCDSYPYGLPTHPEISPLDTVDHSHSPFYSCPSPCPEVRNPAHFRALPPYPTESSLHCDGTRLCQISQSEPHTRLPLGAPSPPPGHRDLGGLDSLVHAQLLGEVDRDEFDQYLHSLEAYSTPSSSCSSSTMETSLISVLANATATCYNYNLS; from the exons ATGTCGGATAGGTCGTTGACAGTTGTTGTTGAAGAGGTAGAAGTTCAGGACACTGAGATGACCGCTTGGATACGTGCGAACTCTGCCCGGCCGGTGAGTTTGGAGCGCTTCTCGCTGGATGGAGATACGTCTGACGGACAAGCTAGCCACGGGGCCTCACGGGACACCGGCTCCGATCATCGGATTCGGAGACCAATGAACGCGTTCATGGTTTGGGCAAAAGATGAACGCAAGAGGCTCGCTGTGCAGAATCCTGACCTCCATAATGCGGAGCTCAGCAAGATGCTTG ggAAGGCCTGGAAGGGCTTGTCTGTGTTGCAGAAGAGCGCATTTGTGGAGGAGGCTGAGAGGCTCAGGGTGCAACACATGCAGGACTACCCCAACTACAAGTACCGCCCCCGCAGGAGGAAACAGCTCAAACGCACCTGCATCCCCCCCACAGCTttgcctggccccgccctccccaccaTTGCAACCTTCCGGAATCCTCTGTCCTCCGCTGCCACCTGCGACTCCTACCCCTACGGCCTGCCCACTCACCCAGAGATATCACCATTGGACACCGTGGACCATAGCCACTCCCCCTTCTACtcgtgcccctccccctgtccagAGGTCCGAAACCCCGCCCATTTTAGGGCTCTGCCTCCCTACCCTACTGAAAGTTCCCTGCACTGTGATGGGACACGCCTCTGTCAGATCTCCCAAAGTGAGCCACACACCCGCCTGCCCCTGGGTGCGCCCTCGCCCCCTCCGGGGCACAGGGATTTGGGGGGGCTGGACTCCCTGGTCCATGCCCAGCTCCTGGGCGAGGTGGACCGGGATGAGTTTGACCAGTACCTGCATTCCCTGGAAGCCTACTCCACACCCTCTAGCTCCTGTTCCAGCAGCACCATGGAAACCAGCCTCATCTCTGTGCTGGCAAATGCCACAGCAACATGCTACAACTACAACCTCTCCTAA